In Mycobacterium tuberculosis H37Rv, a single window of DNA contains:
- the sigM gene encoding ECF RNA polymerase sigma factor SigM has product MPPPIGYCPAVGFGGRHERSDAELLAAHVAGDRYAFDQLFRRHHRQLHRLARLTSRTSEDADDALQDAMLSAHRGAGSFRYDAAVSSWLHRIVVNACLDRLRRAKAHPTAPLEDVYPVADRTAQVETAIAVQRALMRLPVEQRAAVVAVDMQGYSIADTRPDAGRGRGHRQEPLRPGAGPPSAAAGLSQHRGEHPALTPLPVRRSIDPRARRYPTSGYCHRA; this is encoded by the coding sequence ATGCCGCCACCGATTGGTTACTGTCCGGCCGTGGGTTTCGGGGGCCGTCACGAGCGCAGCGACGCCGAGCTGCTGGCCGCCCATGTCGCCGGCGACCGGTACGCCTTCGATCAGTTGTTCCGCCGTCATCACCGCCAGCTACACCGGCTCGCGCGGCTCACCAGCCGGACCTCCGAGGACGCCGACGATGCGCTGCAAGACGCGATGCTGTCAGCGCACCGCGGCGCCGGCTCGTTCCGGTACGATGCCGCCGTCAGCAGTTGGTTGCACCGCATCGTGGTCAACGCTTGCCTGGACCGGCTGCGTCGGGCCAAAGCCCATCCGACCGCCCCTCTAGAAGATGTCTATCCGGTCGCGGACCGGACCGCGCAGGTCGAGACCGCGATCGCGGTGCAGCGGGCACTGATGCGGCTGCCCGTCGAGCAGCGGGCCGCGGTGGTCGCCGTGGACATGCAGGGCTATTCGATCGCCGACACCCGCCCGGATGCTGGGCGTGGCCGAGGGCACCGTCAAGAGCCGCTGCGCCCGGGCGCGGGCCCGCCTAGCGCGGCTGCTGGGCTATCTCAACACCGGGGTGAACATCCGGCGCTGACCCCGTTGCCGGTCCGTCGTAGCATCGATCCACGGGCTCGCCGCTACCCCACATCTGGCTATTGCCACCGGGCATGA
- a CDS encoding peptidoglycan biosynthesis protein has translation MRPSPGEVPTASQRQPELSDAALVSHSWAMAFATLISRITGFARIVLLAAILGAALASSFSVANQLPNLVAALVLEATFTAIFVPVLARAEQDDPDGGAAFVRRLVTLATTLLLGATTLSVLAAPLLVRLMLGTNPQVNEPLTTAFAYLLLPQVLVYGLSSVFMAILNTRNVFGPPAWAPVVNNVVAIATLAVYLAVPGELSVDPVRMGNAKLLVLGIGTTAGVFAQTAVLLVAIRREHISLRPLWGIDQRLKRFGAMAAAMVLYVLISQLGLVVGNRIASTAAASGPAIYNYTWLVLMLPFGMIGVTVLTVVMPRLSRNAAADDTPAVLADLSLATRLTMITLIPTVAFMTVGGPAIGSALFAYGNFGDVDAGYLGAAIALSAFTLIPYALVLLQLRVFYAREQPWTPITIIVVITGVKILGSLLAPHITGDPQLVAAYLGLANGLGFLAGTIVGYYILRRALRPDGGQLIGVGEARTVLVTVAASLLAGLLAHVADRLLGLSELTAHAGSVGSLLRLSVLALIMLPILAAVTLCARVPEARAALDAVRARIRSRRLKTGPQTQNVLDQSSRPGPVTYPERRRLAPPRGKSVVHEPIRRRPPEQVARAGRAKGPEVIDRPSENASFGAASGAELPRPVADELQLDAPAGRDPGPVSRPHPSDLQNGDLPADAARGPIAFDALREPDRESSAPPDDVQLVPGARIANGRYRLLIFHGGVPPLQFWQALDTALDRQVALTFVDPQGVLPDDVLQETLSRTLRLSRIDKPGVARVLDVVHTRAGGLVVAEWIRGGSLQEVADTSPSPVGAIRAMQSLAAAADAAHRAGVALSIDHPSRVRVSIDGDVVLAYPATMPDANPQDDIRGIGASLYALLVNRWPLPEAGVRSGLAPAERDTAGQPIEPADIDRDIPFQISAVAARSVQGDGGIRSASTLLNLMQQATAVADRTEVLGPIDEAPVSAAPRTSAPNSETYTRRRRNLLIGIGAGAAVLMVALLVLASVLSRIFGDVSGGLNKDELGLNAPTASTSAASSAPPGSVVKPTKVTVFSPDGGADNPGEADLAIDGNPATSWKTDIYTDPVPFPSFKNGVGLMLQLPQATVVGTVAIDVASTGTKVEIRSASTPTPATLEDTAVLTSATALRPGHNTISVEAAAPTSNLLVWISTLGTTDGKSQADISEITIYAAS, from the coding sequence ATGAGACCCTCCCCTGGAGAGGTGCCCACGGCATCGCAGAGGCAGCCCGAGCTGTCCGACGCGGCGCTGGTATCGCACTCCTGGGCAATGGCATTCGCGACGCTGATCAGCCGGATCACCGGCTTTGCCCGGATCGTGCTGCTGGCCGCGATCTTAGGTGCGGCGCTGGCCAGCTCGTTCTCGGTGGCCAACCAGCTGCCGAACCTGGTCGCCGCACTCGTGCTGGAGGCCACCTTCACCGCCATCTTCGTACCGGTGCTGGCCCGCGCCGAGCAGGACGACCCGGACGGCGGCGCGGCGTTCGTGCGCCGTTTGGTCACGTTGGCAACCACCCTGCTGCTGGGCGCCACCACGCTGTCGGTGCTGGCCGCGCCACTGCTTGTGCGGTTGATGCTGGGCACAAACCCACAGGTTAACGAGCCGCTGACCACGGCGTTCGCTTACCTGCTGCTACCGCAAGTCCTCGTCTACGGCCTCTCGTCGGTATTCATGGCGATCCTGAACACCCGCAATGTGTTCGGGCCGCCGGCCTGGGCGCCCGTCGTCAACAATGTCGTCGCCATCGCGACCCTAGCGGTGTATCTGGCGGTCCCCGGCGAGCTTTCAGTCGATCCGGTTCGGATGGGCAACGCCAAGCTGCTGGTGCTCGGCATCGGCACCACCGCAGGCGTGTTTGCACAGACCGCGGTGCTGCTGGTGGCCATCCGGCGCGAGCACATCAGCCTGCGCCCCCTGTGGGGAATCGATCAGCGGCTCAAGCGCTTTGGCGCGATGGCCGCCGCGATGGTGCTCTATGTGCTGATCAGCCAGCTCGGCCTGGTGGTCGGTAACCGGATCGCCAGCACGGCAGCGGCTTCCGGCCCCGCGATCTACAACTACACCTGGCTAGTGCTGATGTTGCCATTCGGCATGATCGGCGTGACGGTGCTGACCGTGGTGATGCCGCGGCTGAGCCGCAATGCCGCGGCCGACGATACCCCGGCCGTGCTCGCCGACCTGTCGCTAGCCACCAGGCTGACCATGATCACGCTGATCCCAACGGTGGCGTTCATGACGGTCGGCGGTCCGGCGATCGGTAGCGCGCTTTTTGCATACGGCAACTTCGGCGACGTTGATGCCGGGTACCTGGGGGCGGCGATCGCATTGTCGGCGTTCACGTTGATCCCCTATGCGTTAGTGCTGTTGCAGCTACGCGTGTTCTACGCCCGCGAGCAGCCGTGGACACCAATCACGATCATCGTGGTCATCACCGGCGTCAAGATCCTCGGCTCGCTGCTGGCGCCGCATATTACCGGTGATCCCCAGCTGGTCGCGGCCTATCTCGGGCTGGCTAACGGACTCGGATTTCTCGCCGGCACGATCGTCGGCTACTACATACTGCGTCGGGCCCTGCGGCCCGACGGCGGCCAGCTGATCGGCGTCGGCGAGGCGCGAACCGTCCTGGTGACCGTCGCCGCGTCGTTGCTTGCCGGACTGCTGGCACACGTGGCCGATCGGTTACTAGGGCTAAGCGAGCTGACGGCCCACGCGGGCAGCGTCGGTTCGCTGCTGCGGCTGTCGGTGCTGGCTCTCATCATGCTGCCAATTCTGGCTGCGGTCACCCTCTGCGCACGGGTGCCCGAGGCGCGGGCGGCGCTGGATGCCGTGCGAGCCCGAATCAGGAGCCGGCGCTTGAAGACCGGGCCTCAGACCCAGAATGTCTTGGATCAATCGTCTCGCCCCGGACCGGTCACGTACCCTGAGCGGAGGCGTTTGGCCCCGCCGCGGGGGAAAAGTGTGGTCCACGAGCCGATCCGGCGCAGGCCTCCGGAGCAGGTAGCCAGAGCCGGGAGAGCGAAAGGACCGGAGGTGATCGACCGCCCATCGGAGAACGCCTCGTTTGGTGCCGCGTCGGGTGCCGAGCTGCCGCGGCCCGTCGCCGACGAGCTTCAGCTCGACGCGCCAGCCGGCCGTGACCCCGGCCCCGTTTCCCGGCCGCACCCATCCGACCTGCAAAACGGCGATCTGCCCGCCGATGCGGCCCGTGGGCCGATTGCGTTCGACGCGCTCCGCGAACCGGACCGAGAATCGTCGGCCCCCCCAGATGATGTGCAGCTGGTTCCCGGCGCCCGCATCGCTAACGGCCGCTACCGCCTGCTGATCTTCCACGGGGGTGTACCACCCCTGCAGTTCTGGCAGGCGCTTGACACAGCGCTGGACCGCCAGGTGGCGCTGACCTTCGTCGACCCGCAGGGCGTCCTGCCCGACGACGTCCTCCAGGAGACCTTGTCCCGTACGTTGCGGCTCAGCCGGATCGACAAGCCCGGTGTCGCCCGAGTGCTTGACGTCGTGCACACCCGGGCCGGTGGTCTGGTAGTCGCGGAGTGGATCCGCGGCGGTTCGTTACAGGAAGTCGCCGACACCTCACCGTCGCCGGTTGGCGCCATCCGGGCGATGCAGTCCCTGGCCGCGGCCGCAGATGCTGCCCACCGCGCCGGTGTTGCGCTGTCGATCGACCATCCCAGCCGGGTGCGCGTGAGCATCGACGGCGACGTCGTGCTGGCCTACCCGGCGACCATGCCGGACGCCAACCCGCAAGACGACATCCGCGGCATCGGCGCCTCCCTGTACGCCCTGCTGGTCAACCGGTGGCCGCTGCCGGAGGCCGGCGTGCGCAGCGGGTTGGCACCCGCCGAGCGCGACACCGCTGGCCAGCCCATCGAACCCGCCGACATCGACCGTGACATCCCCTTCCAGATTTCCGCGGTGGCGGCCCGGTCGGTTCAAGGAGACGGCGGGATACGCAGCGCGTCAACGCTGTTGAATCTAATGCAGCAGGCGACCGCGGTGGCCGATCGCACCGAGGTGCTGGGACCGATCGACGAAGCACCGGTCTCCGCGGCCCCGCGCACATCCGCGCCCAACAGCGAAACCTACACCCGCCGCCGTCGCAACCTGCTGATCGGCATCGGCGCGGGTGCTGCCGTCCTCATGGTGGCCCTGCTGGTCTTGGCTTCGGTGTTGAGCCGGATATTCGGCGATGTCAGCGGCGGCCTCAACAAGGACGAACTGGGCCTCAACGCACCCACCGCGTCGACCTCGGCGGCCAGTTCGGCGCCGCCCGGCAGCGTCGTCAAACCCACCAAGGTCACGGTCTTCTCCCCCGACGGCGGCGCCGACAACCCCGGGGAGGCTGATTTGGCCATCGACGGCAATCCGGCCACTTCCTGGAAGACCGACATCTATACCGACCCCGTCCCGTTCCCTAGCTTCAAGAACGGAGTCGGTTTGATGTTGCAGCTGCCCCAGGCCACGGTGGTCGGCACCGTCGCCATCGACGTGGCCAGCACCGGCACCAAGGTGGAGATCCGCTCGGCATCCACGCCGACGCCGGCAACGCTGGAGGATACCGCCGTGTTGACTTCGGCCACCGCGCTGCGGCCCGGCCACAACACCATCTCGGTCGAGGCGGCCGCGCCCACCTCGAATCTGCTGGTGTGGATCTCTACCTTGGGAACCACCGACGGAAAGAGTCAAGCCGACATCTCGGAGATCACGATTTACGCCGCGTCCTGA
- a CDS encoding anti-sigma-M factor RsmA: MSAADKDPDKHSADADPPLTVELLADLQAGLLDDATAARIRSRVRSDPQAQQILRALNRVRRDVAAMGADPAWGPAARPAVVDSISAALRSARPNSSPGAAHAARPHVHPVRMIAGAAGLCAVATAIGVGAVVDAPPPAPSAPTTAQHITVSKPAPVIPLSRPQVLDLLHHTPDYGPPGGPLGDPSRRTSCLSGLGYPASTPVLGAQPIDIDARPAVLLVIPADTPDKLAVFAVAPHCSAADTGLLASTVVPRA; this comes from the coding sequence ATGAGTGCAGCCGACAAGGATCCAGACAAACATAGCGCCGATGCGGACCCGCCGCTGACCGTTGAGCTGCTGGCCGACCTGCAAGCAGGTCTGCTGGACGACGCAACCGCCGCCCGCATCCGCAGCCGGGTCCGCTCAGACCCGCAGGCTCAGCAAATCCTGCGCGCGTTGAACCGGGTACGCCGCGATGTCGCCGCGATGGGTGCCGACCCCGCTTGGGGGCCAGCTGCTCGCCCAGCGGTCGTCGACAGCATTTCGGCGGCCTTACGGTCGGCGCGCCCGAACAGCTCACCCGGCGCCGCTCACGCCGCCCGTCCGCACGTCCACCCCGTCCGAATGATCGCCGGCGCGGCCGGATTGTGCGCCGTGGCCACAGCGATCGGTGTCGGCGCCGTGGTCGATGCACCGCCACCCGCACCGAGTGCACCGACAACCGCGCAGCACATCACGGTGTCAAAACCTGCCCCGGTGATTCCGCTGTCTCGGCCGCAGGTTCTCGACCTGCTTCACCACACCCCGGACTATGGCCCACCCGGAGGCCCGCTGGGCGATCCGTCCCGGCGTACGTCCTGCCTGAGCGGCCTCGGCTATCCGGCGTCCACGCCGGTGCTGGGCGCGCAGCCGATCGATATCGACGCTCGGCCCGCCGTACTGCTGGTGATACCCGCGGACACGCCCGACAAACTGGCCGTTTTTGCGGTCGCGCCGCACTGCAGCGCCGCCGATACCGGGTTGTTGGCTAGCACCGTGGTCCCCCGCGCATGA